The stretch of DNA TTGTGTTAGTTTTGCAGTCTGATCACGCCAAGGTGCTAGGACAGACGTTGTTGGCTATGAAGGTCAAGCAGAGCGTCGTTTGCATCGATCAGATCCGTGTTGAACATGGGGATTATTTAGATATCGGAAGAGCACTCGATTCGGGTGTCGTTCCGGTAGTCGTGAAGACATTAACATTTCACTCGTCATGAAAGAAGGTGTTGACCGTTGAAATTACAAACAATGTTAGGCGGAATCCAATATCAATTTGCCGACTTGAAAGAAGTGATGGCGAAAGCCAACGAAGAAAAGTCGGGTGATCGACTCGCGGGTGTCGCCGCCGAAACGGTTCAAGAGCGCATCGCTGCCAAGACCGTCTTAAGCGATATCCTTTTGAGCGATATCCGCAACAATCCCTTGGTCCCTGCCGAGACGGATGAGGTCTCCCGGATCATTGAGGAAGATTTGAACGAAAAGATTTATAGTGAAATTCAAAATTGGTCTGTCGCAGAGCTGAGAGAATACATTCTGAGCAATGAAGTCGGCGACCGTGAACTGAAGCGGATCAGTCGTGGTCTGACATCCGAGATGATCGCCGCAGTTGCAAAATTGATGTCCAATCTGGACTTGGTCCATGCGGCCAATAAAATTGAAATCCTGACAACTTGCAATATTACAATCGGCCATAAAGGGACCCTGTCCTCGCGTCTCCAGCCGAACCATCCGACAGACAATGTCGATGGGATGATCGCTTCCTTGAAAGACGGGTTATCTTACGGGATCGGGGATGCCGTGATTGGAATCAATCCGGTCGACGACTCTGTCGAAAGTGTCAAACGGCTGCTCCATGCGACGAAGGACTTTATCCAAGAATGGGAAATCCCTACACAAAACTGTGTACTGGCCCATGTGACGACGCAAATGAAAGCTGTGGAACAGGGTGCTCCGGCTGATATGATCTTCCAAAGTATCGCGGGTACGGAGAAGGCGAATCGCTCCTTCGGCATCTCGGCGGAATTGATCGCGGAAGCGCGGGATCTTGCTTT from Bacillus sp. OxB-1 encodes:
- a CDS encoding ethanolamine ammonia-lyase subunit EutB, encoding MLGGIQYQFADLKEVMAKANEEKSGDRLAGVAAETVQERIAAKTVLSDILLSDIRNNPLVPAETDEVSRIIEEDLNEKIYSEIQNWSVAELREYILSNEVGDRELKRISRGLTSEMIAAVAKLMSNLDLVHAANKIEILTTCNITIGHKGTLSSRLQPNHPTDNVDGMIASLKDGLSYGIGDAVIGINPVDDSVESVKRLLHATKDFIQEWEIPTQNCVLAHVTTQMKAVEQGAPADMIFQSIAGTEKANRSFGISAELIAEARDLALKQGTGTGPQVMYFETGQGSELSAEAHFGIDQMTLEARNYGFARHFDPYIVNTVVGFIGPEYLYNNKQVIRAGLEDHFMGKMHGIPMGVDICYTNHIKADQNDIEDLGVLLSAAGVNFIIATPMGDDVMLNYQSMSFHDVATLLQTFGKTPAPEYVTWLEKMGIYENGRLSARAGDPTIFTR